The genomic segment CGAGTTTTTCAAGCAGAACGGATACGTCAACCTCGGCCAGGTATTTACCGGAGAGGAACTGAGTCGATTCATCGACCTGTACGACCGCGACAAGTCGGAGTCGGGCTGCTTCTGGCATCCCATTTCCAATCACGGCCACCAGACCCTCAACTGCGATCCGCTGATCTCATCGCCGGAAATCGACGGCCTGATCCGCCATCCCGCCCTGATCGGCCCGATAGAGGCCATCTTCGAAGGGCCCAGTTGGCTCGGAGAAGCGTGCCTGCGGCACATGGTCCCGCGCGACAGCAACCCCGAGGAGATCTGGCACCGGGACCGTCCACATGCGACGGACAAGCCCTATAGGTGCGGCTATTTGCAGATGATGCTCTACCTGACCGATGTCCACGAAGGTACGCATTGCTTTTCCATATCTCCGGAGCCCTGCGACGGTCCCATACTCGATACCAGGGAACAACTCGCCCGGCGCGGCAAGGTCCACCTGCATGGACCGGCAGGCACGGTCATCCTGTTCAACCTGTCCGTGCTCCACGCCGCGACGGTACGGATCACGACGCACGAGCGCAAGACCGTTCAAATTTACTACGGCCATCGCGGCGGACCCGTGCTCAGCGATTGTACCGTGATTCCCACCCGTCTGTGGCGGGACCATCCGGATCCGGAGGTACGGGCATTCTACGGGATGATGACCGGTCGTACGCAGAAGTATGCCGAGGCCTTCGGTTAAAAAGCTGAAAAGAACATAAGGAGATCGAATGTCGAACAACCGCCCGCAAGTACTCATCGCCTGCGACGAGCGGGTGCGCAACGGCTACCTGCCGCCGGCGGAACTGGCCCGCCTCGAGGCGTTTGCCGACTGGGCGTGGTTCCACAGCGAGGGCGGCGGAATCTACGATACCAGCACGGACCCCGAGACGACGGCGCGGTTGGCGAAGGAAATGTCCGGCGTGGATGCCCTCGTCGTGTGCCACGGCGCGCCGCGGATCGATGCCACGATCCTGGATGCCGCGCCCCGGCTACGATTCGTCGGCGAACTGGAAGGCGACCGGTTTGCCGCGCGCCTGGATCTGGAGACGCTATGGGCGCGCGACATCCGTACCGTAGATACGACGAACGGCTCCACCTATCCCGTGGCCGAATGGGCCCTGGCCCTGACGCTGATCTCCATGCGCAATGCCGGTGCGCTTTTCCGCCGCATCGTCGCGGGCAATACGCAGGATCGAGGTCTCATTCAGCCCATGGCGGGCATCCTCACCGGCAAGCGGGTAGGGTTGATCGGCGGCGGACACATGGGACGGCGGCTGATGAAGCTGCTGCGCCCCTTCGAGGTCGAGCTCTGGGTGCACGATCCCTACCTGCCGCAGGAGTTGCCCGAGGCGTTGGACTTCCTGCAGACGTCGCTGGAAAACGTGCTTTCACAGTGTGACGCGATCATCTGCGTGGCGCCCCTCACCCCCCATACCCGGGGCATGATCGGACGGCGCGAACTGGAACTCATACCATCGGGCGCGGTGTTTGTGAACGTTTCGCGCGGGGCCATCGTCGATTCCGACGCCCTGATCGATCGCCTCAAGCGCGGGGACATCGCCGCGGGGCTCGACGTATTCGACCCTGAGCCCATCCCCGAAGACAGCGAGATCATCGGACTGCCGAACGTTTTTCTGACGCCGCACTTCTCCGGCCGCACGGGAGAAGACTATCCGCACTTCTTCCACTACATGGTCGACGAGCTGGAGCGGTTCTTCTCCGGCCATCAGACCTGGTTCAACCTGACGCCGCGCTCGAAGTCCAACCGCGAAGGGAACCGATGAAACGCCCCAACCTGCTCTACATTTTCACGGACCAACAGCGCGCGGATACGCTGGGATGCTACGGAAACCACCAGATCGAAACCCCCGCGCTCAACGCGCTGGCGTCGGACAGCTTCGTGTTCGAAAACGCCTACGTGAGCCAGCCCGTATGCAGCCCGGCCCGGGCCACCATGCTCACGGGCCTCTGGCCGCATACGGCGGGCGTGCCTTCCTGCAACGTGCCCCTGGCCGCCGACATACCGACCATCGCCGAGATGCTGCCCGAGGGATACGACACGGCCTTCATGGGGAAATGGCACCTGGGGGACGAGATCTTCCCGCAGCACGGCTTCGAGACCTGGGTAGGCACGGAGGATCAATATCGCCGCCACTTCTCGGAAGCTGACCGGCTTTCCGAAGTCAGTGACTATCACCACTTCCTGGCGGATAAGGGATACACGCCGGACTTCGAACTTCTGGGACAGAAGGTTTTTTCCCGACATTACGCGGCCTCCCTGCCCGAGGAATGCACCAAGGCCTGGTACCTGGGCGCGCGCGCGTCGGACTACATCCGCCAGCAGGGTGACGACCCCTTTGCCCTCTGCGTCAGCTACCTCGAGCCCCATCCACCCCACACCGGTCCGTTGAACGACTATTACGATCCGGACAGCCTGCCCACCGGACGGGCGTTCATGCGGCAGCCGCCCGACGACGCGCCGCTCCTCGTCCGTCTGATGGCCGCCTTCTACATGCAGTCCGAAAACTACGGGCTGGACCTGCGCACCGATCCGGGCTGGCGGGCGCTCATGGCCCGGTACTGGGGCAACATCACCCTGGTGGACCGGTCGGTGGGGAGGATCCTCGAGGCCCTGGAAGAAAGCGGAAAGGCCGATGACACCATCGTCGTATTCACGTCGGACCACGGCGAGTTGATGGGCGATCACGGCATCCTGGGCAAGACGCTCATGTACGAGGAGTCCATCAAGGTACCGATGGTGTTGCGTGCGCCCATGGTGGATCAGCCTCCTCGCCGCGTCGGCGGCCGGTTCAGCCACATCGATCTGGTCCCCACGCTGATGGAGTTGCTCGGTCTCGAGCGGCCGGACTGGTTGCAGGGCCGGAGCCGGGTACCGGTATTGCAGGGGCACGAGAATCTGGTCGGCGACGACGTGTTCGTCGAGTGGAGCGGCGCCGACGGCCACGCTCCCGCTGGATTCGGCGAAGCGGAACCGAACCGGAGCTTGGTCCACCAGCATCGGACCATCGTGGCCGCGGACGGCTGGAAGCTCAACCTCTATGGGATGGGACAGGGAGAATTGTACGATCTGAACAGCGATCCTCATGAGTTGGAGAATCTGTTTCACCGGAGCGGGCGGGCCGGACGGATTGCGGATCTTACGGAGCGGATCCGGGCCTGGCAGGAAGAGACGGGGGACGTACCATGAAAACCGGAAAAGTCGCTGTATATACCCAGCCGCAGGCACCGATGGAGATTCGTGAGTATCCCGTACCATCGGTTACAGCGGACGATATGCTCGTAAGGATCCGCATGGCGAATATCTGCGGATCCGATCTGCACATCTGGCGTGGACACGGTCCCAGGATTGAGACCGGTATCCCCCAGGTCCTCGGGCATGAGATGATCGGTACCATCGACGCCATGGGACGCAACGTCACCTCGGACAGTGCCGGACAGCCGCTGTCCGAAGGGGACCGCATCGTCTACTCCTACTTCAAGCCGTGCCAGCAGTGCTGGACGTGCCTCAACGGCAAGCCGGGATGCCCCGACCGCTACAGAGATTGGATCGGCGTCTCAAGCGATCAGCCCCCGCACTTCCACGGCGCGTACGGGGAATACTACTATATGAAACGCGGCCACTGGGTCTTCAAGGTGCCCGACGATCTCCCGGACGCGATTGTGTCCCCGATCAATTGTGCCCTGTCGGAAGTCATCTACGGTCTCAATCAGATCGGCGTCACCCTGGGCGACACGGTGGTCATTCAGGGGGCGGGCGGCCTCGGACTCTATGCGACCGCCGTAGCGCGGGAGATGGGAGCGGGCAGGATCATCGTGCTAGACCGGCTCCCGGCGCGCCTCGCGCTCGCCCGGGAATTCGGCGCCGACGACACCCTGAACATCGATGAAATGGACATGAAAGCACGCATTGAGATCGTGCTGGATCACACGGGCGGGGTCGGCGCCGACCTGGTCGCCGAATTCGTGGGATCGCCCCGCGTGCTCGCCGAAGGCATCGACATGCTCAGGTGGGGCGGCCGCTATCTCTGGATCGGCAACATAAACCTCGGCTTCCCGACGGAGATCGATCCGGGCAACATCGTCCGGTGCAGCAAGGCGATTCGCGGGGTAATCGTATATGAACCCTGGGTAATCCCGCGCGCCCTCGAATTCCTGAGTCGCACACGGGACAGGTACCCCTTCCACAAGATCATCTCCGATACCTTCTCATTCACTGATATCAACGAGGCATTCACCTACGCGGGCGCGGGTTCCGCGATCCGCGTCGGTTTGGAATTTGACAATTTGGTCCAGTAGTTCTGGCGCTTAACGACGATCCGTGCAAGGAGTCACCCCATGTCCCTAACCGACGAGGAACGCTTCCGATTCGACCTGACCGGGTTTCTGGTCCGGCCAGCCATACTCACCGCGGATGAGGTCAAGGATATCCGCGAGCAGATCTACCTGATCAAGCATGAACCGGACTCGCTTCCACCGGAGCATCGCGACGTGCCGGGTGGGCCGTCGAGCGTGCTCATCGATCACCCCGCGGTCGTGGACGTGATCGAGGAGATCATCAGCAAGGATTTCCGTTTGGAGAACTGTTCCTGCGTGTGGCGCAACAAGGGGGAAGCGCACGGGGAACTGCACGGGGGTGGCCCAAGACAGATCGATCCCATCTTTGGCTACCGGGTGCAGCGCGATCAGATCTACGCGGGCATGGTCCGGGTGATCTTCGAGTTTACGGATATACGCATGGAAGACCAGAGCACGCACTTCGTGGTGGGGAGCCACAAGGCCAACTTCCCCATGCATCCCGATCACATGTCGCTGGAGGAGGGCAAGCGAAGCCAGTTTCTCATGACCTACGCCTGTCCCGCGGGCAGCGCCGTGTTCTTTACCGAGAACACCTGTCATGCCGGTCCCGTGTGGAACCGGGACGAACCCCGGGTCACCGTCCTCAACGCCTATTCCCACCTGGCCACTCACTGGCACCGGCTCAAAACCCCGCCGGAAGTCATTGCGGGCCTTCCCCGCGAAAAGCAGGTCTACTTCCGCGAGCCGTGGATTGCGGATTTCAGGACGAATCCGGCCACGAGGAACACGACGGAGCGGTTCCTGGGCAATGACGAGCCGCCTGTCAACGCCGATACGAAGCCCTAGTCAAACTTTATTTTGCGAGACCATAGACGGAAGTTTCGTCCATTCTATAAAATGGGCTTTGTGTCTGTGACGGCCCCGTTTGGATATTACCCTTTATCCCAGGCGGTAGATGAACATGCATTCAATCCGTACGACAGATGACCTATCGGGGTTTCTGCGAAATGCACACACCCGAAAAGCGGCGATAGAGTTCGCGGACGACATTGCCTACGAATTGGGGCTCGAAATGGTCCGGGTGTTGCGCGGTGTAGAGATTAGGGCGTTGGCCAGATCGAAGGAAACGAAGGACATACCCGCGAATGACCTGCGCAGTTTCGGCTCCGCCGATCTGATTATCGAGTCCAGGGACGGTAAGGACGAGACCTGCTACGTTGCAGTCGAGGTTTCATTCACCGCCAACGGACGGGATACGCGAAGAGCCATCAGGAACGCGGGTTTCATGTCTCGTTTTACGGGCAAACGGACGTATTCCGTTGTGACGGGTCTCAGGAAGGTCGAAGTAATTCAGAAGGCTATCGCATCCGGGGAAGTGTATTGGTATCATCTGTCCCCTGAAGCGCTTGATGTAGACTGAGGGCGGTCTCTATGGCCGAACGATACTGCCATCCGCCCGGCGGTCCTCCGCGGCGTACCGGGGTGTAGCCGCGTCCTCCGCGTTCAACAGCCTCGCAGCCGCATCCTCGTCGATATCCAACCCCAGTCCGGGATTGGCGTTGGTGTAGAGATGCCCGTCCCTTAGCTCGCAGGCGCCGGGGAACGCCGCGTATTCTTCTTCGCTGAAGGCGTTCTCTTCCTGTATTCCGAAGCTCCAACTGGACATGTCGAGGTGAACGGCCGCGGCCTGGTTGACCGGGTCGTTGTCGCCGCCCTCCTGCCAGGCGGTGTTGATGCCGAAGGATTCGCAGAGGCTCGCGATCTTGCGGCACGGCGTGATGCCGCCCGCCTTGGAGACCCGCACGCGGACGTAGTCGATGAGGCGCTCTGTGATGAGGGGCGTCCATTCGTGGGGATTCACGAAGAGTTCGCCCATGGCCTGGGGCGTCGTGCACTGCTCGCGAATGAGGCGGTACCACTGTACCTGTTCGGGCGAAAGGACGTCCTCGAGGAAGAAGAGCCGGTAGGGTTCGAGGCGCTTGGACAGGGCCACCGCCGACTGCGGGCGCAGATGTTCGTGCACGTCGTGGGTCAGCTTGGGGCCGAATCCGAGTTTCGAACGCAGGTACTCGAACATGTTCGGAATGGCTTCGATGTAAGCCTCGTCGTCGAAGACCTGGTCGGCGGGCCAGGCGTTGGCGGGCCGGGGCGCCTCTTCCGAGGGGATGAATCCGCCGCCGCCGTAACCGCCCAGTTGGCAGCGGACCACGGGGAACCCCTCCTCGAGGTAGCCCTGAATGGCTTCCAGCAGGGCTTCCGGCGTGCCGCCCCCCGCGTGGGCGTAACAGGGCACGGCGCTCCGGCAGGAGCCGCCGAGGAGCTGGTAGACGGGCATGCCGGCTTCCTTGCCCTTGATGTCCCACAGGGCCATGTCGATCCCGGAAAGGGCCGTGTTGGTGATGGCGCCGTTACGCCAGTAGCCGCTCGTGTAGAACGTCTGCCAGATATCCTCGATGCGGCTGACATCCCGTCCGATGAGCTTCGGGGCCAGCATGGACTCGACGGCCTCGATAACGGCGCGCTGGTGGTAGTGATCGCTTGCGGACCCGATGCCGTACAATCCAGGCTGGTTCGTGGTGATCTTGACGATGCCCCAGGTGCCGTTCGAACGCGTCCGGATGCACTTCACGCCGGTGATCGTGGTCAAGGTCTGCTCCTTTGTTTGCGGGGTCTGCTCTGTGGCCGCAGCGCTTATTCGGCCGTTACCCGCACGCCGTCCACAAGAAAGGGCTCCGCGTTGCTCCAGTTCCGCGTGCCGTCTTCGGTCAGGATCGGTTCGGCGGAGTACTGCGTAAGGTACACTCTCCGCCAGCCGTCAGAGGTATTCGGGCTGCTGCGGTGGAAGGACACGCTGGAGAATACGGCGATGCTCCCGGCCGGCGCGACCACGGGCACGCCCGGATCGTCTCCGAAGTAGCCGATCTTGTCGTTGGTCTCGTCCACGATGCGGTGATCCTGGCGGCGTCTCGTGCCGGCGCGAGAGAAGGGCAGGATGTAGACCGTGCCGTTCTCGTCGGAGACGTCGTCGAGGGCGGCCCAGCAGCTCATGTAGGGCCGGTGGTCGAACCCCACGTAGCCCGAGTCCTGATGCCAGCCGAATTTCATGCCGACTTCGGGCCCCTTGACCACGAACTGCTCGTGGAAAAGGTAGGCTGTATCGCCCAGAGTGCTCCTGCAGATCTCGGCCATGATCTCGCTGAAAATGTACGGCCGCAGGCTGGGATTGTCGCGGTGCCGGTTCGAGATGAAGTAACGGCTGCCCTTGTGGGTGATGCCCCGGGATTTCTCCGCTTCCCTGGCCATCTCGGCCTCCATCTCGACCCGCAACCTGTCGCACTCGCCGCGTATGTATTCCAGCTGTTCATCGTCCAGGGCGGACTCGAGAATGAAGTACCCTTCCTCCTGGTACTGCTGCTTCTGCGCGTCGGTGATCTCGACGGGCTTTGCTCCGGTTACCGACATTTATCCCCGTCCTATGTAGGGCATGGTGGTGGCCATGACCGTGATGAATTGTACGTTGGCGTCGAGGGGCAGTCCGGCCATAAAAACCACGGCGTCGGCCACGTTCTTCACGTGCATCCGCGCCTCGGCCTGCAGATCGCCGGTGGGCTGCAGGATGCCTTCCTGCATGCGCTGGGTCATCTCCGTGGCCGCGTTGCCGATGTCGATCTGCCCGCAGGCGATGTTGTACTTCCGCCCATCGAGGGAAGTCGAACGCGTCAAGCCGGTTACGGCGTGCTTGGTGGCCGTGTACGGCGCCGAGTTCGGCCGGGGCACATGGGCGGATACCGACCCGTTGTTGATGATCCGGCCGCCCTGCGGATCCTGGTCCTTCATGATCCTGAAAGCCTCCTTCGTGCAGAGGAAGGAACCTGTCAGGTTGACGTCCACCACCGTCTGCCACTGCTCGGCCGTCAGCTCCTCGAGGAGCACCGCGGGCGCTCCGGTTCCGGCATTGTTGAACAGCAGGTCCAGCCGTCCGTGGGCTGCCTTCGTTTCCGCGAAGAGGCGCTCGACCTGCGATGCGACACCCACATCTGTGGGCACG from the Gemmatimonadota bacterium genome contains:
- a CDS encoding phytanoyl-CoA dioxygenase family protein translates to MVISFASKHTNSKPSRRMPDIEFFKQNGYVNLGQVFTGEELSRFIDLYDRDKSESGCFWHPISNHGHQTLNCDPLISSPEIDGLIRHPALIGPIEAIFEGPSWLGEACLRHMVPRDSNPEEIWHRDRPHATDKPYRCGYLQMMLYLTDVHEGTHCFSISPEPCDGPILDTREQLARRGKVHLHGPAGTVILFNLSVLHAATVRITTHERKTVQIYYGHRGGPVLSDCTVIPTRLWRDHPDPEVRAFYGMMTGRTQKYAEAFG
- a CDS encoding mandelate racemase; amino-acid sequence: MTTITGVKCIRTRSNGTWGIVKITTNQPGLYGIGSASDHYHQRAVIEAVESMLAPKLIGRDVSRIEDIWQTFYTSGYWRNGAITNTALSGIDMALWDIKGKEAGMPVYQLLGGSCRSAVPCYAHAGGGTPEALLEAIQGYLEEGFPVVRCQLGGYGGGGFIPSEEAPRPANAWPADQVFDDEAYIEAIPNMFEYLRSKLGFGPKLTHDVHEHLRPQSAVALSKRLEPYRLFFLEDVLSPEQVQWYRLIREQCTTPQAMGELFVNPHEWTPLITERLIDYVRVRVSKAGGITPCRKIASLCESFGINTAWQEGGDNDPVNQAAAVHLDMSSWSFGIQEENAFSEEEYAAFPGACELRDGHLYTNANPGLGLDIDEDAAARLLNAEDAATPRYAAEDRRADGSIVRP
- a CDS encoding hydroxyacid dehydrogenase is translated as MSNNRPQVLIACDERVRNGYLPPAELARLEAFADWAWFHSEGGGIYDTSTDPETTARLAKEMSGVDALVVCHGAPRIDATILDAAPRLRFVGELEGDRFAARLDLETLWARDIRTVDTTNGSTYPVAEWALALTLISMRNAGALFRRIVAGNTQDRGLIQPMAGILTGKRVGLIGGGHMGRRLMKLLRPFEVELWVHDPYLPQELPEALDFLQTSLENVLSQCDAIICVAPLTPHTRGMIGRRELELIPSGAVFVNVSRGAIVDSDALIDRLKRGDIAAGLDVFDPEPIPEDSEIIGLPNVFLTPHFSGRTGEDYPHFFHYMVDELERFFSGHQTWFNLTPRSKSNREGNR
- a CDS encoding zinc-binding dehydrogenase, which codes for MKTGKVAVYTQPQAPMEIREYPVPSVTADDMLVRIRMANICGSDLHIWRGHGPRIETGIPQVLGHEMIGTIDAMGRNVTSDSAGQPLSEGDRIVYSYFKPCQQCWTCLNGKPGCPDRYRDWIGVSSDQPPHFHGAYGEYYYMKRGHWVFKVPDDLPDAIVSPINCALSEVIYGLNQIGVTLGDTVVIQGAGGLGLYATAVAREMGAGRIIVLDRLPARLALAREFGADDTLNIDEMDMKARIEIVLDHTGGVGADLVAEFVGSPRVLAEGIDMLRWGGRYLWIGNINLGFPTEIDPGNIVRCSKAIRGVIVYEPWVIPRALEFLSRTRDRYPFHKIISDTFSFTDINEAFTYAGAGSAIRVGLEFDNLVQ
- a CDS encoding phytanoyl-CoA dioxygenase family protein, which translates into the protein MSVTGAKPVEITDAQKQQYQEEGYFILESALDDEQLEYIRGECDRLRVEMEAEMAREAEKSRGITHKGSRYFISNRHRDNPSLRPYIFSEIMAEICRSTLGDTAYLFHEQFVVKGPEVGMKFGWHQDSGYVGFDHRPYMSCWAALDDVSDENGTVYILPFSRAGTRRRQDHRIVDETNDKIGYFGDDPGVPVVAPAGSIAVFSSVSFHRSSPNTSDGWRRVYLTQYSAEPILTEDGTRNWSNAEPFLVDGVRVTAE
- a CDS encoding SDR family oxidoreductase; protein product: MSESTKVAVVTGAGSGIGKACSLALLDAGYSVVLAGRRKEALESTVADAGTAADRLLIVPTDVGVASQVERLFAETKAAHGRLDLLFNNAGTGAPAVLLEELTAEQWQTVVDVNLTGSFLCTKEAFRIMKDQDPQGGRIINNGSVSAHVPRPNSAPYTATKHAVTGLTRSTSLDGRKYNIACGQIDIGNAATEMTQRMQEGILQPTGDLQAEARMHVKNVADAVVFMAGLPLDANVQFITVMATTMPYIGRG
- a CDS encoding sulfatase-like hydrolase/transferase; this translates as MKRPNLLYIFTDQQRADTLGCYGNHQIETPALNALASDSFVFENAYVSQPVCSPARATMLTGLWPHTAGVPSCNVPLAADIPTIAEMLPEGYDTAFMGKWHLGDEIFPQHGFETWVGTEDQYRRHFSEADRLSEVSDYHHFLADKGYTPDFELLGQKVFSRHYAASLPEECTKAWYLGARASDYIRQQGDDPFALCVSYLEPHPPHTGPLNDYYDPDSLPTGRAFMRQPPDDAPLLVRLMAAFYMQSENYGLDLRTDPGWRALMARYWGNITLVDRSVGRILEALEESGKADDTIVVFTSDHGELMGDHGILGKTLMYEESIKVPMVLRAPMVDQPPRRVGGRFSHIDLVPTLMELLGLERPDWLQGRSRVPVLQGHENLVGDDVFVEWSGADGHAPAGFGEAEPNRSLVHQHRTIVAADGWKLNLYGMGQGELYDLNSDPHELENLFHRSGRAGRIADLTERIRAWQEETGDVP